In Anopheles bellator chromosome 2, idAnoBellAS_SP24_06.2, whole genome shotgun sequence, the genomic stretch ACTTGTGCTCGAATCAGTTCATTCGCGTGTTGAAAGACGAAATGGATCgcaccaccagccggtcgATTGACGCACAGTACGTGCACTTCTGCTGGTAAGTTCGATCGAGGCACTAACCTTTGCCGTATGGCCAACTTGTGATCGCTTCGTCCTGTGGCGTTCGTTGCTCCTTTACAGTGCACGGTACGCGTACGAAACCTGCGTCTACAGCAGTGCACGGTTCATTTGCAGACAGGACTCGGCTCTGTTTTTGCGCAGGATTGCCAAAATACTGTCCACCGATCGGCATTTTTTGAACTGtgataaaatcgaaaacgagCTTTGCTCCGGCGCCCCGGGAAAAAGCTGGTTACTGCGAACTTCTGGGCAATTCATCGGGGTGGTAGCTATCGCGATGCTACGCTTACGTGGTTAGTGGACCGGTTTCAGGCAGCGACGGTGAATCAGGATACAGTTTGTAAACAATGCAGGGATTTACGATACTAATGGCTGTTAACTTTACTTTTGATGTTGATGCATGTATTGTTGGGATCTGGTAGAACAACCACAACTCACTGGAAGGCAATAAACTTATTCGATACGCAAACATGTGCTGGATGTTGGTTTCGAATTCATGAAAAGAAGAAGTAAGTGCAACATATGAGAACTCCTTTTGAAGTCAGCCATTAACAAACATCCTACGCTGTTGCATTCTGATTGACGTAAGTACAGGTGAGGTATTTCTTGCCGCATTCCGTGAAAAGACGTGTCTCGTGGAAACCAAGAAGACGGTCGGACAGGGCTTATAGCCATCGGTGAACTTTGACAACAAAAATCTGGAGGCGAGTTGTGCTGTTTCCAGATGGTCTGTTTTGTAGCTTGACGATGGAGTCACCGATGAACCAATTGAAGGTACCGAACCGTGTTATTAGATGTCTCATTCTGCGAAGCGTGATTGTACGTATTTGCATTCGCCTATTGGCGATGTTGACGAATCAAAACGATGGTGAATAGTTCAAAAAGTGGTGGAAATAGTTTATTCAGTGCCCCGTTTGATGAGTCGCTTGAGGTGTTGGTCTCCAttcgattgaaattgaaagctTTCTGTTAAACTGCTCTCAAAATCGTATTAATGGAAAGTACTTGTTTACCCAAGTACTtactcgttttttttaaactttctaAGGTGTAACTTTCCTGTTTACTACTCCTTAAACACCTGATTCCCGACGATTCCCCTACAGCTCTTCCTTTGATGTCGTGTAAATGAAATGTGTGAAGAAACGTTTCccacaaataaacaaaacttaTTCCAAAGACGTGAAATGCTCCCCGAAAGCCCAACGTTGTTGCGGGACGGTCCGGAAATGTGTTTCCTTCTCGTTGCCTTTGACAAATTCATTGCCATTGCATTAAATAGAGGATAGCGAGGGATTCACCTGCTGTCAGCGTGTACATTCCGATGGGAAAGAAGTTTCTTTTCTCGCTCACCAACCCGTGATACCAATTTCATTATAATTAAAGCTGTGCAGCAAACCGTAGAGATGTCGTCTGCAAACAAGCGTTCTAAGTACTGCTCATTTACGGCGATGACGCACAACGGAATCGCATAGGCAACCTTTTCCGGTTCACGGCCTCCTGGATGGTACATGGATCATTATTCCTCCTGGATTAAGTAAGATTAAATATCGTCCAGGTGTCGTGAATCATCTCGCTAGTGTTTGATAGCCAACTCTACAAAACAATAAGGAACTAATCTTTCTAAAACCTTGGTCGTTTGCAGAGTGGACAAATAAGAAGCATAGATCATTTGTGAAAAGGTGTTTTAAATCGTAATGCTCTTAGTGTCGATTCGACCAATCGCtatgaaatgaaagaaaatgattgaaaatcgTACGACCCTCCGAGATGGTTTTATTAGAACCAGTGAATAGAATAACTATATAAAATTAGGTAGCGAAATAAAGGaatgataaaaacaatttacttATTTTTAATACTTTGATTGAAATGTATCTTGAAACGTATCATAACTACGAACACAAACCGTCAAGCACtccatttaaatattttagaGCTTCTTTCATTGATTCAACCCACGATTGATCAATCAGCgaggaaaacatcgaaacgcTAAGTACCCCAGCTtgagcaaaaaaggactttttCTATTCTTTTGTAAAGCTCATGAGGGCTCAATGGTTTGGTGGTAAATCAAGGACTTCGGTACTAAATCGGTTGAGCCACGAATTCTTCGCATCTGCGAAATGGTAAAGAAAAACCCACTCGGAAATAAAGGCCATTCGGCCCTGGCCCCTGGCAAGCCATTCGTTTCTTGAGCTGCATACCGCAgcctttaatttttttatggcCTTTATCATCCGTTGATTCGTTTCTGCATGGACTTGTTAAGCTGCCTATCAAAATCTGTACTGATGAAGAGACTTAAAAAGCGCAAGCTCCGGATTCATCAATCGGATTTACTCGCTAAACTACCAACGACGTATGTTATTACGGATGTTTCAGTATCGGCGTAATGATTAAATCGGAGTAGTTTTTGGTTTATTAGTTTATTGATTTAGTTTTATTAGTTTAGCCGAAAAGAGAACCCTTCCTGATAATATGAACGCCACTGACTAGCCAGCCGGGGAGGAAAAAGCTTCGTGAAATCATGCTTCAATCATAGTAGGCTGACTATTCGTTCCAGTTCGTCACAAAACGGATTACTCGTGTTTTGTAATAGGTTTGCTACAGTTCCGAAAgacggttccgttccgttttgatCCTTCGGGAGCCTGAAAAGATAGATTATCTTGATTTTTGATGAATCTAGTAGTCTTTGAATGTGAAAGGAAACTTACATTTTACGTTGTTTCTGCTGGTTCCCAGATGTTTTGGGTTGTTCATTTTGTGCCTGACTAAAGTTTCCGATGtgattttttgcaatttttgggCGGATCCGAGGAACCACTTCGTAACCGTCGACACCTGCCGTGTCTCGGTGGGGATACACATCGCAAACAACGACGAGTTTTGCATCGCCGTGCAACTCTTGTTCCGGCGCTTGTAATTGTCGGCTTGCCGGCAAATCGGCTTTAGTAGCTACTCGCATCGTGCAGTGCGTATCCTTATCCGACACAATCATAAGCAACTTTTTGTTGGAGGGCAAGTGCAGAATGGCAAACGGTGTGTGCTTACTTTCGTTTAAAAACTGCATTATTTCCCCTGACAATGCAGGCAAAACTATGAAATCACTGAGACGGTTGTGAAAGTGTCggttatgtttaaaaaaaagataTTTTCGGCAAAACCAAAGTTCGCACTTACTGCATTTCAAACCTTTATAACCGTTCTCTTGTGAATCCATCTGATCAGCACTAATATAAGACTATGTTTCCGCCCAAGTGCACGGAGCGCCCTTACTTCGTTACCAAGGCAACAGCCAGTCATATGATGGTTAAAGAAATCGCGATTAGAAAAGATTAGATGAATTACAGTAATTACAACAAACGGTAATTAATTATCATGGATATGTGTGCTGTGGTCAAACCGAAACGGTTTCGTTTGAATAGCCTTACGAATGTGGTAAGATTTGTTTTCAATCAGGGTGAGTGAAAGAATCCGTCATTGGAGCCATCTGTCATTCGCTCGGTTGAATGTGAACTCGATATGCTCAGCTTTCtttgggcgatgtttttcgtCTCCCTTTTGTAGGCCGCCGCTGCATTGTACATCTCGTTTTAGCTGGGGCGATGAATGCGCGCGAGAGACAAGGACAAACGGCTGTGGCGGTGGTCTGAGTGCTGTCCGTTACCGTTTCTAGCGAATCGACTGGCAGTGGTGTCATGTTTTTCAATGGTCTTTCCACCATCGGCAATCGTCTAAAAAAGCAGTGGTCCCACATTCGGCAGTGACGGGAATTCTGCACGGCCCAAAAGTGGTCCGAACGCAATCAGTCCGGGGCAGTCTGTGTCCGAGCGAATGTAGCTGTAGAACTTCGATTGCGATGGCTAGGTGCCGTCGAAGCTGGTTCAACGAGGGGCTCTATTTCTGCGAGAGACGAACCAAGTGTCAGTGAGCGATTCCGTGCCCGTGCAAGACCCATTATTTGGCCACCATAGTTCGCTTGCGCTGGTGCGCTGTTAGGGCcggaaaaggagaaaaattCCAAATACGGGTCGTGGCCAAAGTGTCCAGTCCAGTGGTGGTGGACTGGTGATGCAGTGGTAGgaaggaatggaaaaaagataAAACCCGTTCACAATGTGACAGGCAGTCTAGGAGTGTAGGACACATATTCGGTTGCAGTGTGTGCAATAAGGAGCCACACGCAAGAAACGCAAGTAGTGTGGCGTAGTGTTGCAAAGGAAACGCAATGGAAGGGCACGGAGGAGAAGTGTGCGTTTCGCAGTGTGCGTAGCAGTCGTCAAGGCGTACACGGGGCGCCGATGTGCAGCAGGGACGACGGGCCAGCCACCATCTAAGCAGCCCTGCACCACCAGAGTGATGCGCGACTGAGTGCGACAGAGAGCGCTAGTGGCAAAGcgagcgaaaccgaacgaTCGAACTGGTGCACACGAGCGTGAGCGGGCCCGCGTGTGAGGGAGCGCGCCGATGCGGGAAAGAGAGCCAGCGCGCCGTTACAGTGCATGAAGCAaaaaagcagcagaaaagtCCACCGATCCCGAGCATCTCGTCGGTGTTGGTGCTCGCCCGCACCAACACAGCTTTGTGCCCGAGAAGCCAGAGTACGAACACGGGTCAACTGctgctcaccaccaccaacagccaaGTGTAGCGGGAGGTCGCGGCCGCCGCTGTCAGAGGTACGATGAATATCATCgccagcggccgccgcggtACGTGCGTGATGACGGAGACCGGAAAGTGGACGGCAGTAGATTGACCAGCCAGCAAAGAAAGAAGTGGCGAagtgattttcttcttccatgCGGCGGTACGCCACCGCACGGTTCGATCCGGCGGACCGAGAAAGGTTTGATCCGACAGTGTGAAGATACCTACGGAAAAAGGTGTTCCCAGAAAGCGCCTGCAGCGGAGTGCGAGGGAAGTGGACAACATTGGAGGTTATCGTAGTCGAGCGAGAGACGCACGCATCCCCGTGCATTAATGTGTAGTAAAGATTGTATATAAATAAGTTCATACATAGCTATAAAATTGTGCCAACTGCGCGAGTGAAGCAAAGTGCTGCGTATTTTTGCCTGATTTTCCTGATTTTCCTGATTCCGGTGGCTAGCaggccatcgccatcgaagAAAGGTTTGTTGAATTGATGTGATCATTTTTTATCTATTGTTACCATCAATGTTTTCCGATGCTCAGCGACACCACGTAGAGTTAGCAACCACGGCTAAGAACAAAAAGCCGatttctggaaattgtaaatatCAATCTGTTTAAGCTTGACGGTACCGCGTGTGTGCTTCCGTTCGTAcgttctttcttctttcgtaAAAGTGTTCTCATTTGTCGCTTTCGCTGTAGGACATTGGGGAACGATCAACTTGAGCGTGATTCTTGTCAACGGGCCATCGTGGAGACAAAATAAGTTAATACGCAATCGTCTGACGAGCGAGCCACAGCCAAACCACCATCAAAACTTTACCTGTTCATCGAGAGGAACATAGTTTCGTTCGGAACGGACGTTAGATTGGTCCTTAAGGGTATTTTTTGATAAAGAGCCGACCGTGTtccacgcagcagcaggcggaGAATCCTCCCGCCGTCGGGCCGGTTGTGGGACCGTCGGAAGGCTACGATGACTCCTTCGCCAGAACTCGGACAGCCAAAGGCACCCGATAAAGCTGGCGATGAACAGCGGAGAAGTACCGTGGCTTCGGAAGATCGTGCTACCTTCGACCTAGCGACCGGCGTAACAACCGATATGGCGGGCGGTGATGAATCAAACTCGTTACAAGATTCGAGCGCCACGAGCACGGcaatcagcggcagcagtagcagcaaagTGACGACGATGACCACCGCAACGATCGTTGTCGTCCCACCGGTAATCAGCACGATGGCCATGTctgcggccgccaccaccacgactTCCAGCACACCGGCAACCGTTGTCAAAGTGTCATCGTCACAATCATCAGcaacggcagcgacggcgCCTGTCGCCACCAATGGAAGCGCCAGCAGTAAAAATTGTTCGtcatcggccaccaccattgtCAACAACATCAAAGATCATAcgcaaccatcatcatctgcacAGGAGCCGGTAAGTTACCTGCTAGCGACCGAATAACTTTTTATGTATGTGGCGCTCATATAGGCTCGTCCTGTCTCCAACTGCATTGCCATTGGCAACTGATTTGAAGGGATTGGAATTGGCATTGGGCAAGGGCTCAGTGAAGAAGGTGACTAAATTATTGTTTTGGTGGCATGAAACGGCAAAAATGCGgccatatttattttttttgacgtttcaacGTGTGCAACTGTCAGAGATGAGACGGTCAGAGTTTAAGAAAACGCTAgttggcgatgtttttcggTCGAGAGTGAGAAACACTAACGAGACTGTTGCTATCTCTGTCTTACTATCGCAATACCGTATAGTTTGTGGTATTGTGTGTATCACGGATGCTGTCTGTCTCTTTTGTTCCTTGGCattaaaaatgtcaaaaatgcCTGAATTGCCGATTCTATGTTTCACGTTGATTTCTATGGTGTTGGCTCGTTATGCTGCTTATCGGCGGGGCCCGTGAAGAAAATAGTAGTTGCATTATCCTCTGTGCTTAGTGCACATAGCTAATCAACATCGAGTTTTTCGCTAACAATGAGAAACGTAACGGATTTTTGTTCGCTCGATGTACGAACAATATACTCCTGTCTGGtgtgtttaaatatttagtaaagaaaaaacaaatttaaagcaTAATGATAATCGTCGTGTTGTCTTTTTTCTCTATATAGTTTGCAACAATGAACGAAGACGCGCTAAAGGCATTGCTGGATGAAGCGATCACATACAAGTGCCCTAAAGATCGTGAACACAAGAGTGCTACATTCAATGTATGTGTTCGTTGTCCCTCTGTTGTTGGGGTCGCTCTGTTGGTGGTAACATTGGATTTGCTTGTCCCTTTCCCCACCACAGGAACTGTTGAGCAAGACGGAGCGCGAAGATCAAGAGCAGAACTTTTCCTTCACCAGTCGCCCAGTGCATCACAGCAAGCGGtcctccggccggccaacgCAGGGCGGCTCGCTGCAGGATCTCCCGGAGGCGACCAAGCAGGAGTACGGCTACAGCAGCGAGTACTACGCCGTCTCTAGTTACTCATCCCGGCGgtcaggcggcggcggtacgagtggagtcggtggcggtggaggtgtGGGAGGCAGTGGAAGCTCCCACGGTGGTGCCGGGTCCCGGTCGAAGCGTCAGATCTCGTCGGTTTCGTCGCGACAGCGCGAAGGTGGCAGCCTGCCCAGCAACGTCAACCAAACGATTAGTGAGCAGCCGTTCCTGAATGAGGTTCGCCGTCCGCTGAAGTCTACTTCGGTGAAGTCTTCCTCGAAAAACAACGACTACGGAGCGTTGTTGCAGTCGGCTCCGCTGAACGCAATCGCGGCAAGTGATGCGGCGTGTAGCTGGGTCGCCACCGGCGGTGAGGAATCTCAACTATCAACAGCTGCCGGCACCGGTAGCGGAGCTGGCGTTGGTGGCGAGGTTGGCTCACTCTCGGAAGCACGATCGGGAGCCGCGTCATCGACTGCAGCGCACACAATCATCAACATGAGCGAATTGGGTGTGGTGGACGACGGACCACCGCTTGGCACGGTCACCGGGCACAATCCGCTGCAACAGGTGAGTGTTGGGTACCGGGGCGCATTTGGGGCTGCTCTGGTGGGGCAGCGTTTGAAATCGCCATCGAGGCTTTGCTGTGCGGTTAACAACAATCCATCCACACCATGTGTCCCCTTTTTGGTAATTATATACagttgtgtatgtttgtgtccCAGAACAATCACTACGAAACCAGTGGGGACGACATCGAGCTGATGGTCGGTGTCACAGGCACTGTCGGTATCGGTAGCAatggcagcatcagcatcggAGGAGCGGCGTCCTCAGCAGCACTCGGCGGAACACCCAACAGCAGTGTTTCGGCTACCTCTGCGACACTAACGTCGTACTGTAACTCGACCCAAAGCGGAGGATCAACGACCGGTTGCGCCACTGATCTGTACAGCGGCAATGGCGGaggcaacagcagcactaGCAGCAACtgtagcagtagcagcagcaacagcggtggtggcgttgctTCTAGCGGTACGTCGTCGCTATCATCAACGAAGAAAACTTTCTGCTACCCAACGCAACAGTACACGGCCGAAGCGTGCCTCGACATTGGCCAGGCGTGCCGGGCAACGCGACCCACGTCCGTACATCACGTCGATAAGACGGTTTCGCTGCCGATGCTGGAGCAGATCCAACTAGGTTCATCCTATCCCTCGGTCAAGTGTATGATCGACAGCAGTAGCAAGGTCGATCAGTCGACGATCAAATCGGTGCTGTCATCGGGCAACCAGTTCATGTCAACCACACGCAGCAGTCTCAACTACCCGATGGTACAGGTGCGTACGATACTCTCTGGACTGTTGGGAAGTTCGTTTGATCCGTCCATTCACCCGAGTTTTTTTGCTTGTCCGTTTCTCTTCGTTTGCAGCAAAAATTTGACGAGAACGCCAACTCGGTGTCACAGTTCGGCGGAGGTGGCGGAGTGGCCGTCGGAACTAGTAGTGGCCTAGCTGGGTCATCATCTAGCGGCGGCACTGGTGCTCAGCTCGGCACGGGAGGCAGTGGCAGTAAGAAGTACCGGAAGCCCAAATCGGATCGCAACACGGTCGTGGTGGTGCCCGAGAACATTATCGGCTACCGGGGGCAGAGTAGTGACATAGAGGCACTCGTGAGCTACATCGAGAACCAGGGTGCGGTCAGCAGtagcaacggtggtggcggcgaggCAGGACTGGCTGTCGCATATGGAGAAAGCGGGAACGGGAATGTCGGGACTCGTGGAGACGCTTCGACTGCCGCCGGTGGACCGGCTGAGGGCGATaaaccgaagcgaaagaaCGAGAAGAAACGGGACCGaactgcggcggcggcaggcgtAGCCAAGTTGAAGAAGAGCAACTCGCTCGAGGAACTGAGCAGCTGTAGCCGGAAGAAAGTGGAAGAGGAGAACACGCGACAGAACCATGTAGAGAAGGCGAGAGCCCAGGAAACCGATCCGGCCATAACGCTACGTACCAGTAAAtcgcaaaagaaacaaacccaATCGACAGCAGCGGCGGCCCAGGGAACCtcaggaggaggaggaggatcGAAGGACGGCGCAGGAGGTGGCAAGCAACAGCGTGCCGAGCGTCGTTCGTGGGGCACGGAGGAACTGAACTTTTTCGCCGGCGGTGGAACACACTCGGTAGAAGAACCGGTCCCGCTGGCGCCATCCACAGCctccagcaccgccgccgctggtggtggcaagGGAAGTGGTGgcaaaaaggataaaaaagaGGCCAAAGAGCACCCTCCCGGGGGGTCATCGGTCGAATCGAACGCCATCACTGCAAGCCACCAGGCAGGCGGCAGAAAGCGGGATTCGCTGCGTATGTCGATAGAGTCACTTTCATCGTTCGGTACCACCGGCGGAAGCATTGCGGGGACGGAGACATCGGACTTTCACGTTGTGactaagaagaaaaaaaccaagaaGAAGGTCACGAGTAGCAGTGTGACCGGTGGCACGGAAGACGGTAATGGGTTTGTCGGTAGTGGGCCTTCAAATCGGCGCCATCCGAATCAAAACGTTGCCCCCGGTGCTTATGGTGGTCGCGGTGCCAACAACGGTGGTTCTgccgccgctggtgctggtggtgtaaAGTTTCAGGCTAGCAATCATTTTATAGCCCACCGGGAGGTGTACATGAGTAACGATGTCTCACGTCGGAAATCCACCTCGTCCGTGCCACCGTCGGAGAAATCGGACACCAGCGATGCCGACTCCGTGTACTCGTTACCGATCGAGACCACATCGAGCACTTCGCGCAAGCAGCAAAAAGCGCCGAAGAAACagcaacagaacaacaacactagtcagcagcagcggcagcagcagcaaggaggTTCGACGACCACGCCACAATCGTACGCGGAAATTGCTCGAATTCCCAACACGACGACGCACGAGAAGAGTGCTGCAGTCGCCGGCGCGGGCGTGGATTGTGGTGGGTGGCCGTCAGTAAGTAGCAGCAGTCAGACGGAGGCTGGCAGAAGTGTAACGGCCACCACAGGAGCTGGCACGGGTGGTCCCGCTGGTGGAGGCAGTAGCAATCTGTTGCAAGATCTCAACTCGTCGGTGGCCTTTCCACAGCTAGTCGCAGAATCGCAGCAATACCATGCCCCGCACTATCACACTCATAATCACCAACCTGTCCCTCAGCAGCCACTCCTTGCCCATCCACCGTACGCTGGCGCTGGAGGCAGCCCTTCCGGCAGTAGCCCTTCGGTGGCACCCGTTGCTGGTGCTCCTGTGGCCACCAATAGCATTGCTCCTCGTGCGACCTACTCTCAAAGTTTGCTGACGGCCGTCAACAACAATGGTGCTGGAAGTGCcgatgaaacaacaaaaacaaccaacacTACCGCATCATCCGTTGCGCTGTCCGCTTCGTCTGCAACAGGTAATGGCGTCACCagccccggtggcggtgccgtcATTACCAATGAGTTGCACAACGGACCGTCCAACAATGGCACTGCCGGAGGACCCGATGCCGTCAAAGGTGGTGGAGGCGTCCTTCACAAGTCCAAAAGCGTCGACAATAACGATATTTGCTACTCGAATGAACACTACCCGGCCCTCGAGCGAACAATCAAGGGGTACGGTCAAACTGCGTCCCCGTCCGCGCCCGGTACCAGTAGTAGCAAGTCAGTGGCATCGAAAGTGATCGGGAACACCGCCGGCGGTCTAAGCTTTGGGCaggtggccgccgctgctgccatcACAAATCACTCACCGGCGACAAACTCCGTTGTCACGAGCACCACTGCCTCTGGCCCTTCCTCCAATGTCTCCACGAAGAAGGGCAAAGCGAAGAAGGAACAGAAGGAAGCCAGCAACAATTTTGCTACCGAGCTCGACACTGTATCGGGAACGTGTGATGCAACGGCGAATAATAGCGTCCCCCACGTCCAGATGGACACGGATACGATTCTTCCGTTCGATACGCGAAGTCCTATGAACGGGAGCGGTTCGGGTTTGTCTTCGATTCAGTTCATGCAAGCCCCGCACCAGTCGGGAACGGGTGCCGCCAATGCTactgcggccagcagcagcacctccaCGGCGACGACAtcatccggcggcggcagctctggcggtggtggtaggCGACacaagaaggaaaaacaatcgaatactgctgctactgccaccTCCGGTGGTAAGCTGGGAGCGGCCGCTGGAGGCACCCCAGCGCCCCGTTCCAGCACCACAGCCACGTCTAGCAATGCGACCTCTCAGGAGAACCGCAACCGCCCACCGGTGATCATGATGAACGACAGTGAACCAAAGTCAAACAAGTTTTCGTTCGGATTTTCGAACGATTACGAGCTACTGTTCGGTGATTTCAGCGAAGAAGATTGTCGCAAACTCCTCGATGGGTCACCGCCGACCACGACGGAATGCTTCGTGAGTAGCGGTGCGACGTCATCGCAGAAATCCAAAGGTCCCAAAGCGGCGCAGGCAAGCGGTGTCATCCACGTTGCTAGTGCTACTAGCGGCATCTTTACTTCGACCATTGCGTCCAATAGTCTCAGCAACAGCGAGGTGGCGAATGCAACACACGAACTGGCCAAAgtggccccggcaccggttgcAGTGCCGCCGTCGGTGATGCCGAGCGATACCCGTAACAGTAGCACAAGCAGCACTGATAACAACTGCACCAAGCAACCACTACCGGCTTCGTCGtgctcctcgtcgtcggtgttttCGGCGTCTTCAAGTTACCAGAAGCCTTCTGCGGCGGTTTCAGTGGCCACCAGTACCACACAGGTGCCACATTATCCGCCGGAGGCAACCGAAACTACCCCGCCGCTTGCTGTAGATCCTGCgacggcggcagtggcggcagcCAACCTGTTCCAtcagccaccgccggccgtcCTGTTGCACTCGATCTACacgcaaccaccaccgtctCTACCGGCGCTACCGCGTCACAATCAGTATGCGCTTCCTCCGCCGACCGTCATTGCGGCCACCGTAGGTGGtccctcgacgacgacaacgatgacgacgggaAGTGGTGCCGTGAAGGAACtgcacggtgctgctgcagcgccgGTACCACTgccgacaccaccgaccgtaACCGTTGTTACTGTTCCACCGGCCGCCCATCTCATCActgtgccaccaccggccctGCCACCGATGGCGGCCGTTCTGCTACCAACAACCCCAACCGCCACCGCGGTGGTCTTGCCGGTGGTACCCGCTGCCGTACCAGCGGGTGCTACGGTACCACTACCACCagccccggttccggccgaTATTGTGGCGGCCGATGTCGTCAACAATAACAATTTGGCTGGGGTCGTGGTAACAGCGGCCGGAACTGCAACGCACctacatcagcagcagctacaacagcatcagcaactTCTGATCA encodes the following:
- the LOC131212263 gene encoding mucin-19 — its product is MTPSPELGQPKAPDKAGDEQRRSTVASEDRATFDLATGVTTDMAGGDESNSLQDSSATSTAISGSSSSKVTTMTTATIVVVPPVISTMAMSAAATTTTSSTPATVVKVSSSQSSATAATAPVATNGSASSKNCSSSATTIVNNIKDHTQPSSSAQEPFATMNEDALKALLDEAITYKCPKDREHKSATFNELLSKTEREDQEQNFSFTSRPVHHSKRSSGRPTQGGSLQDLPEATKQEYGYSSEYYAVSSYSSRRSGGGGTSGVGGGGGVGGSGSSHGGAGSRSKRQISSVSSRQREGGSLPSNVNQTISEQPFLNEVRRPLKSTSVKSSSKNNDYGALLQSAPLNAIAASDAACSWVATGGEESQLSTAAGTGSGAGVGGEVGSLSEARSGAASSTAAHTIINMSELGVVDDGPPLGTVTGHNPLQQLCMFVSQNNHYETSGDDIELMVGVTGTVGIGSNGSISIGGAASSAALGGTPNSSVSATSATLTSYCNSTQSGGSTTGCATDLYSGNGGGNSSTSSNCSSSSSNSGGGVASSGTSSLSSTKKTFCYPTQQYTAEACLDIGQACRATRPTSVHHVDKTVSLPMLEQIQLGSSYPSVKCMIDSSSKVDQSTIKSVLSSGNQFMSTTRSSLNYPMVQQKFDENANSVSQFGGGGGVAVGTSSGLAGSSSSGGTGAQLGTGGSGSKKYRKPKSDRNTVVVVPENIIGYRGQSSDIEALVSYIENQGAVSSSNGGGGEAGLAVAYGESGNGNVGTRGDASTAAGGPAEGDKPKRKNEKKRDRTAAAAGVAKLKKSNSLEELSSCSRKKVEEENTRQNHVEKARAQETDPAITLRTSKSQKKQTQSTAAAAQGTSGGGGGSKDGAGGGKQQRAERRSWGTEELNFFAGGGTHSVEEPVPLAPSTASSTAAAGGGKGSGGKKDKKEAKEHPPGGSSVESNAITASHQAGGRKRDSLRMSIESLSSFGTTGGSIAGTETSDFHVVTKKKKTKKKVTSSSVTGGTEDGNGFVGSGPSNRRHPNQNVAPGAYGGRGANNGGSAAAGAGGVKFQASNHFIAHREVYMSNDVSRRKSTSSVPPSEKSDTSDADSVYSLPIETTSSTSRKQQKAPKKQQQNNNTSQQQRQQQQGGSTTTPQSYAEIARIPNTTTHEKSAAVAGAGVDCGGWPVTATTGAGTGGPAGGGSSNLLQDLNSSVAFPQLVAESQQYHAPHYHTHNHQPVPQQPLLAHPPYAGAGGSPSGSSPSVAPVAGAPVATNSIAPRATYSQSLLTAVNNNGAGSADETTKTTNTTASSVALSASSATGNGVTSPGGGAVITNELHNGPSNNGTAGGPDAVKGGGGVLHKSKSVDNNDICYSNEHYPALERTIKGYGQTASPSAPGTSSSKSVASKVIGNTAGGLSFGQVAAAAAITNHSPATNSVVTSTTASGPSSNVSTKKGKAKKEQKEASNNFATELDTVSGTCDATANNSVPHVQMDTDTILPFDTRSPMNGSGSGLSSIQFMQAPHQSGTGAANATAASSSTSTATTSSGGGSSGGGGRRHKKEKQSNTAATATSGGKLGAAAGGTPAPRSSTTATSSNATSQENRNRPPVIMMNDSEPKSNKFSFGFSNDYELLFGDFSEEDCRKLLDGSPPTTTECFVSSGATSSQKSKGPKAAQASGVIHVASATSGIFTSTIASNSLSNSEVANATHELAKVAPAPVAVPPSVMPSDTRNSSTSSTDNNCTKQPLPASSCSSSSVFSASSSYQKPSAAVSVATSTTQVPHYPPEATETTPPLAVDPATAAVAAANLFHQPPPAVLLHSIYTQPPPSLPALPRHNQYALPPPTVIAATVGGPSTTTTMTTGSGAVKELHGAAAAPVPLPTPPTVTVVTVPPAAHLITVPPPALPPMAAVLLPTTPTATAVVLPVVPAAVPAGATVPLPPAPVPADIVAADVVNNNNLAGVVVTAAGTATHLHQQQLQQHQQLLINKHVMTIHNNVNNITTNSVTQTYHAAQQQQQQQQAAAAAAAITAPPATAEASAQTTPSPPAAFEGKSTISVSSTQPPAAAPVVVRREKMKEINLRFIAPEQVHTTEYNHDKIVFFVGTAWEDAICGNNGTAKYYEGQ